The proteins below are encoded in one region of Akkermansiaceae bacterium:
- a CDS encoding helix-turn-helix domain-containing protein: METIRLALALRRSSAQRFVTELGIHDYVREHPEIEVVCIDGNHSLSWDEALAVNPDAMIGHFHQPWHLDRIREGSIPAVCVNSVFNHTEISCVRADSHAVGRMAAEYFLGLNCVDFTYITDVPLHYYSVRRQEGFSQHLEENGRRAECISTDSLEPAALWLQKKITSGKLSGVFCVNDRCARALLNLLERRHSNIEDSLVILGVDNDPFYYENGSVIFSSIDVNHRQTGYLAAQLLHQHCLEKSQSPSCIEVPPLELHNRYQLARKLQTKHPALGLVFQKINTDFQNQALNADSVAKHCGLSVRSLNRLLKEHGHPALAASILDARIRAAKKLLERSNLTLEQIAYTVGFTEYTTFFRAFKKSVGTSPSDFR; encoded by the coding sequence GTGGAAACCATTCGTCTAGCTCTCGCACTGCGCCGCTCATCCGCGCAGCGGTTTGTGACCGAGCTGGGTATCCATGATTATGTTAGAGAACACCCGGAAATTGAAGTCGTCTGTATTGATGGCAACCACTCACTCTCATGGGACGAGGCCCTGGCCGTGAACCCCGACGCCATGATCGGCCACTTTCACCAACCATGGCACCTCGATCGCATACGTGAAGGATCCATCCCGGCCGTCTGTGTAAACAGTGTATTCAACCACACTGAGATCTCCTGCGTGCGGGCGGATTCACACGCCGTCGGGCGGATGGCTGCCGAGTATTTCCTCGGGCTGAATTGCGTGGACTTCACCTACATCACCGACGTGCCCCTGCATTACTACTCGGTGCGTCGCCAAGAGGGGTTTTCACAGCATTTGGAGGAAAACGGTCGCCGCGCCGAATGCATCTCAACAGATTCGTTGGAACCTGCCGCTCTCTGGTTGCAGAAAAAAATCACCTCGGGCAAGCTCTCGGGTGTATTTTGTGTGAATGACCGCTGCGCACGGGCACTGCTGAATTTATTGGAAAGAAGGCATTCAAACATCGAAGACTCACTGGTTATCCTGGGTGTGGACAATGACCCGTTTTATTATGAAAACGGGTCCGTCATTTTCTCCAGTATCGATGTCAACCATCGCCAGACCGGATACCTCGCCGCCCAGCTGCTACACCAACATTGCCTGGAAAAAAGCCAATCCCCCAGCTGCATCGAAGTCCCTCCGCTCGAGCTTCACAATCGCTATCAACTTGCACGCAAGTTACAGACCAAACACCCCGCACTTGGTCTCGTATTCCAGAAAATCAACACTGATTTCCAAAACCAGGCACTGAATGCAGATTCAGTAGCCAAACACTGCGGCCTTAGCGTTCGCTCACTCAATCGTCTTCTCAAGGAGCACGGGCACCCTGCCCTGGCTGCCAGCATCCTGGATGCCCGCATCCGGGCCGCCAAAAAACTCCTCGAACGCTCAAACCTGACTCTCGAACAGATCGCCTACACTGTCGGCTTCACCGAATACACAACCTTTTTCCGTGCCTTCAAGAAATCCGTGGGCACCTCCCCCTCTGATTTCCGCTAA
- a CDS encoding SDR family oxidoreductase has translation MLLENQVIIVTGGSEGIGWECSKAYARHGAKVVVLARSQDKVDLAVSELGTGHLGIACDVSDDTQVASAIETTLSQYGKIDAIHNNAGIGTPSKPLHETTLDEWQNLVDINLKSIFLTTRHGFEALKKNKGCILNTSSLVGEIGQNNHAAYTGTKGGVNTLTKSMALDYAPYGIRVNAVSPAGTWTPMLRKWCSEQPDAASIEKYLDDIHPLGDCPEGDVIADPCVFLLSDMARFITGHVLPVSGGAEIGYRAL, from the coding sequence ATGCTTTTAGAAAACCAGGTAATTATTGTGACCGGCGGCTCCGAGGGAATCGGTTGGGAATGCTCCAAAGCCTACGCCAGACACGGCGCCAAAGTTGTTGTTCTCGCCCGCTCGCAGGACAAGGTCGACCTAGCTGTTAGTGAGCTTGGCACAGGGCACCTGGGTATCGCTTGTGATGTCTCGGACGACACCCAGGTGGCCAGCGCGATTGAAACAACACTCAGCCAGTATGGGAAAATCGATGCCATTCACAACAATGCCGGCATCGGCACCCCCTCCAAACCACTGCACGAAACCACCTTGGATGAGTGGCAAAATTTGGTGGATATCAACCTGAAGAGCATTTTCCTCACCACACGCCACGGTTTCGAAGCCTTGAAAAAAAACAAAGGCTGCATTCTCAACACCTCGTCACTTGTCGGTGAAATCGGCCAGAATAATCACGCCGCATACACGGGAACCAAAGGCGGCGTCAACACACTGACGAAATCCATGGCGCTCGACTACGCACCGTACGGAATCCGCGTCAATGCCGTCAGCCCCGCCGGCACCTGGACACCGATGCTCAGAAAATGGTGCTCGGAGCAGCCGGACGCCGCCTCCATTGAAAAATACCTCGATGACATCCACCCCCTCGGCGATTGCCCCGAGGGTGATGTCATCGCCGACCCCTGCGTCTTCCTGCTCTCGGACATGGCTCGTTTCATCACCGGACATGTTTTACCCGTGAGTGGCGGCGCGGAGATCGGCTACAGGGCCCTCTAG
- a CDS encoding MaoC family dehydratase N-terminal domain-containing protein, whose product MIQDIYFEDYQLGDERSTMGRTITESDIVLHAGQSGDFFPHHMDAEWCKSQPFKQRIAHGTLIFTIAVGSTAHLINPKAMSYGYDRLRFIRPVFINDTITSKVTISDKRDHKKNTHGVVVEKLEVFNQHNELVMVCEHLLLTERKQSSVD is encoded by the coding sequence ATGATCCAGGACATTTACTTCGAGGACTACCAGCTCGGCGACGAGCGCAGCACCATGGGCCGCACCATCACCGAGTCGGACATCGTACTGCACGCCGGGCAAAGCGGCGATTTCTTTCCGCACCACATGGACGCCGAGTGGTGCAAGAGCCAGCCGTTCAAACAGCGCATCGCCCACGGCACCCTGATCTTCACCATCGCGGTCGGCTCCACCGCCCATCTGATCAACCCGAAGGCCATGTCCTACGGCTACGACCGCCTCCGTTTCATCCGACCGGTCTTCATCAACGACACCATCACCTCCAAGGTCACCATCAGCGACAAACGCGACCACAAGAAAAACACCCACGGCGTGGTGGTCGAAAAACTCGAGGTCTTCAACCAGCACAACGAGCTCGTCATGGTCTGCGAACACCTCCTGCTCACCGAGCGGAAGCAATCATCGGTGGACTGA
- a CDS encoding L-rhamnose mutarotase has translation MTRYASITQVKEDKLEAYKALHAEPWPGVLRMIEASHIRNYSIFWKQLPDGTHVLFSYFEYTGDNWEEDVQKMAADEETRRWWDVCKPCLTAVEALPEGEVWAPMQSVFYHP, from the coding sequence ATGACACGCTACGCAAGCATCACCCAGGTCAAGGAGGACAAGCTGGAGGCATACAAGGCGCTGCATGCCGAGCCATGGCCCGGGGTGCTGCGCATGATCGAGGCCAGCCACATCCGTAACTACTCGATCTTCTGGAAACAACTGCCCGACGGCACCCACGTCCTGTTCAGCTACTTTGAATACACCGGCGACAACTGGGAGGAAGACGTGCAAAAAATGGCGGCGGACGAAGAAACCCGCCGCTGGTGGGACGTCTGCAAACCCTGCCTGACCGCAGTCGAAGCCCTGCCCGAGGGTGAGGTGTGGGCACCCATGCAGTCGGTTTTTTACCACCCCTAA
- a CDS encoding amidohydrolase has translation MIPILDTHLHLIYQDDFSYDWCAGIPALNKNFHLHDYQKLVEGRGVAASIFMEVDVAEGEIAAEARFFTELAKADDNPLTAVIASCRPERDDFEQQLETTLTDSVCGLRRVLHTMPDELSQSSLFRDNIRTLAARGLPFDLCFLERQLALAYDLAAACPENRFVLNHCGVPTIAAENFDAWKQDLSRLATLPNVSCKVSGVIAYCPDPEQATLDTLRPWLETSVEAFGTDRIVFGSDWPVCNLTKGLPAWLDIARGFFSSFSDDEQHAVFHRNAEAIYSIPAL, from the coding sequence ATGATCCCCATCCTCGACACCCACCTGCACCTGATCTATCAGGACGACTTCAGCTACGACTGGTGCGCCGGTATCCCCGCGCTCAACAAGAACTTCCACCTCCACGATTACCAGAAGCTCGTCGAGGGCCGTGGAGTGGCGGCGAGCATCTTTATGGAGGTGGACGTTGCCGAGGGCGAGATTGCAGCGGAAGCCCGGTTCTTCACCGAGCTCGCCAAGGCGGACGACAACCCGCTGACCGCCGTCATCGCCTCCTGCCGACCCGAGCGGGATGATTTTGAGCAGCAGCTCGAAACCACGCTGACCGACTCCGTCTGCGGCCTGCGCCGGGTGCTGCACACCATGCCCGACGAGCTGTCGCAGAGCTCCTTGTTCCGCGACAACATCCGCACCCTCGCCGCGCGCGGGCTGCCGTTTGACCTGTGTTTTCTCGAACGCCAGCTTGCGCTCGCCTACGATCTCGCCGCCGCCTGCCCGGAGAACCGGTTTGTGCTCAACCACTGCGGCGTGCCGACCATTGCCGCCGAGAATTTTGACGCGTGGAAACAGGACCTGTCCCGGCTCGCCACCCTGCCCAATGTCTCTTGCAAGGTGTCCGGCGTCATCGCCTACTGCCCGGACCCGGAGCAGGCGACGCTCGACACCCTGCGGCCGTGGCTGGAAACCAGCGTCGAGGCCTTCGGCACCGACCGCATCGTTTTCGGCAGCGACTGGCCGGTCTGCAATCTCACCAAGGGACTTCCCGCCTGGCTCGACATCGCACGCGGGTTTTTCTCCAGCTTCTCCGACGACGAGCAACACGCCGTCTTCCATCGCAATGCGGAAGCCATCTACTCCATCCCCGCGCTCTGA
- a CDS encoding MaoC family dehydratase has protein sequence MKPENTPLEKHAEIAIWNAEDWYYEDIEVGTKIRSIRRTISEGESMQFNALVLDMHPYVADQMFAEKEGIFGKRLVAGACVFSMGLGLVATNCTHAFSYGYDKLRFIKPVFIGDTIYTIKTDLHKEPKYEKHGLYRAAYEVYKNDGELVLYCEHIQTVLYREPEKFADATKTS, from the coding sequence ATGAAACCCGAAAACACACCCCTGGAAAAACACGCGGAAATCGCCATCTGGAACGCCGAGGACTGGTATTACGAAGACATCGAGGTCGGCACGAAAATCCGTTCGATCCGGCGCACCATTTCCGAAGGCGAGAGCATGCAGTTCAACGCCCTGGTACTCGATATGCACCCGTACGTCGCCGACCAGATGTTCGCGGAGAAGGAGGGTATCTTCGGCAAGCGCCTGGTCGCCGGTGCCTGTGTCTTTTCCATGGGTCTCGGCCTGGTCGCCACCAACTGCACCCATGCCTTCAGCTACGGCTACGACAAGCTGCGCTTCATCAAGCCGGTGTTCATCGGCGACACCATCTACACCATCAAGACCGACCTGCACAAGGAGCCGAAGTATGAAAAACACGGCCTCTACCGCGCGGCCTACGAGGTTTATAAAAACGACGGCGAGCTCGTTCTCTACTGCGAGCACATCCAGACCGTACTCTACCGCGAGCCGGAAAAGTTTGCCGACGCAACCAAGACATCCTAA
- a CDS encoding CoA transferase — protein sequence MKPLEGLTVLDFSQFLAGPSAAMRLADLGARVIKVERPKTGDICRQLYISNLVIEGESTLFHSINRNKQSYAANLKDEDDLKKVRALIAKADVMIENFRPGVMDRLGFGYEAVKELNPSLVYATVTGYGDKGPWVGKPGQDLLAQSMSGLTWLSGNDGDPPTPMGLAVADLAAGAHLVQGVLACLVRRGVTGKGGRVQVSLMESILDLQFEVITTHLNDGGKLPQRSAVNSGHAYVAAPYGIYQTADGYLALSMGQIPKLGNLLDIDGLGAYQDPDTWFDQRDEIKTLLKDHLVSKTTRHWLDILEPADVWCAEVLDWKTLRQTEGYKALDMEQTVTCPQGTPLPTLRCPVRIDGEIYKCPQGAPAVGQHNDLLNQEFSI from the coding sequence ATGAAACCGTTAGAAGGCCTCACCGTTCTCGACTTCAGCCAGTTCCTCGCCGGGCCCTCCGCCGCGATGCGCCTGGCGGACCTCGGCGCCCGCGTCATCAAGGTCGAACGCCCGAAGACCGGCGACATCTGCCGCCAGCTCTACATCTCCAACCTCGTCATCGAGGGCGAGAGCACGCTGTTCCACTCGATCAACCGCAACAAACAAAGCTACGCCGCCAACCTCAAGGACGAGGACGACCTGAAAAAAGTCCGCGCCCTGATCGCCAAGGCGGACGTGATGATCGAAAACTTCCGCCCCGGCGTCATGGACCGGCTTGGCTTCGGCTACGAGGCGGTCAAGGAGCTCAACCCGTCGCTCGTTTACGCAACGGTCACCGGCTACGGCGACAAGGGGCCGTGGGTCGGCAAGCCGGGCCAGGATTTGCTCGCGCAGTCGATGTCCGGCCTCACCTGGCTGTCGGGCAACGATGGTGACCCCCCGACGCCGATGGGTCTGGCCGTCGCCGACCTCGCCGCGGGCGCGCACCTGGTGCAGGGGGTTCTTGCCTGCCTAGTCCGCCGTGGCGTCACCGGCAAGGGCGGCAGGGTGCAGGTCAGCCTGATGGAGTCCATTCTCGACCTCCAGTTCGAGGTCATCACCACCCACCTCAACGACGGCGGCAAACTGCCCCAGCGCTCCGCCGTGAACAGCGGCCACGCCTACGTCGCGGCACCCTACGGCATCTACCAAACCGCCGACGGCTACCTCGCGCTCTCAATGGGACAAATCCCGAAACTCGGGAATTTGTTAGACATCGACGGACTCGGTGCCTACCAGGACCCCGACACCTGGTTCGACCAGCGCGATGAAATCAAGACCCTGCTCAAAGACCACCTCGTTTCCAAGACCACCCGGCACTGGCTCGACATCCTGGAGCCTGCGGACGTCTGGTGCGCCGAGGTGCTCGACTGGAAAACCCTGCGTCAGACCGAGGGCTACAAGGCGCTCGACATGGAGCAAACGGTGACCTGCCCGCAGGGAACCCCCCTGCCCACCCTGCGCTGCCCGGTCCGCATCGACGGCGAGATTTACAAGTGCCCGCAAGGCGCCCCCGCGGTCGGCCAGCACAACGATTTACTCAATCAGGAATTCTCCATTTAA
- a CDS encoding carbohydrate ABC transporter substrate-binding protein — protein MIELKGMAWNHSRGFTSVVATAQRFEELNPEVRITWEKRSLQAFADASLEELAAAYDLLVMDHPHVALAAEDALLLPYDDYLSAGFLEDQAEHSVGGSHPSYNFAGKQWTLAIDAATPIATWREDLLAKLGLQVPKTWQDMLAMAAQGHVGFAAIPIDLLMHTYAFCDAHQGNLFADKEQLATTDALTRALETLKEAVSLIDPIFQTLNPIQTAEKMTTSDDVAYCPLGYGYSNYSRAYYAPNRLTAGDVVSYQGKPLRTALGGAGIAVSSKTQHAQAAMRYAGFTASPDVQRGVFYHAGGQPGHRAAWLDDTLNEDTHHFFRNTLATLDRALLRPQYHGYMYFQDHGSPVAHDGITGKASVADTVDKLNAIYRESFNH, from the coding sequence ATGATTGAACTCAAGGGCATGGCATGGAACCACTCGCGTGGATTTACCTCGGTGGTCGCCACCGCGCAGCGATTCGAGGAACTCAACCCCGAGGTGCGCATCACTTGGGAGAAGCGCTCGCTGCAGGCGTTCGCCGATGCCTCGCTGGAGGAACTGGCGGCGGCATACGATCTGTTAGTCATGGACCACCCGCACGTCGCCCTGGCGGCGGAGGACGCGCTGCTGCTGCCCTATGACGACTACCTTTCCGCCGGATTCCTCGAGGACCAGGCGGAGCACAGCGTCGGCGGCTCGCACCCGAGCTACAACTTCGCGGGCAAACAATGGACGCTGGCCATCGACGCCGCCACCCCGATCGCCACCTGGCGCGAAGACCTGCTCGCCAAACTCGGGCTGCAAGTGCCCAAGACCTGGCAGGACATGTTGGCCATGGCCGCCCAAGGGCACGTTGGCTTTGCCGCCATCCCCATCGACCTGCTGATGCACACCTACGCGTTCTGCGACGCGCATCAGGGGAACCTCTTTGCCGACAAAGAACAACTCGCCACCACCGATGCCCTCACCCGGGCACTGGAGACGCTCAAGGAGGCGGTGTCGCTGATCGATCCTATTTTCCAGACCCTGAACCCGATCCAGACGGCGGAAAAAATGACCACCTCCGATGACGTCGCCTACTGTCCGTTAGGCTACGGTTACTCGAATTACTCCCGCGCCTACTACGCACCAAACCGACTAACAGCAGGTGACGTCGTCAGCTACCAGGGCAAGCCGCTGCGCACCGCCCTCGGCGGCGCCGGCATCGCGGTGTCGTCAAAAACCCAGCACGCGCAGGCGGCCATGCGCTACGCCGGGTTCACCGCCTCGCCCGATGTGCAGCGCGGCGTTTTCTATCATGCGGGCGGCCAGCCGGGGCACCGCGCCGCCTGGCTGGACGACACCCTCAACGAGGACACCCATCATTTTTTCCGCAACACCCTGGCCACCCTCGACCGCGCCCTGCTGCGGCCCCAGTACCATGGCTACATGTATTTCCAGGACCACGGCAGCCCGGTGGCCCACGACGGCATCACCGGCAAAGCCAGCGTCGCCGACACCGTTGACAAACTAAACGCGATCTACCGCGAATCCTTTAACCACTAG
- a CDS encoding rhamnose:proton symporter — MEANIFLGIALHAVGGIAAASCFVPQKGTSRWQFQNFWLLMCLAAWLIVPVIVASLTVPNLWGVIAGTEGKVLLKVTLLGAVYGFGGMAFGVAIRHIGYSLTYAVAIGISAVLGTILPLLQTGTLLQTFSVPGGSMIVTAGFMALGGIVLCGIAGKMKESQLAGSEVHFNAKLGLTLVVLAGVLSAVFGLSLAAGEPMDKLATAHGAGQFAAGAKYIFAMGGALITNLVWWGVVHTRCGTWKDYKRLDTARNTRGGGGLASHYLFALFAGLLWYGQFFFYGLGHTRMGNYGFISWGVHMAMLIFFSFIIGLILKEWKGLKSSTLAMLAAGLTVLLTSFALIVYGSYQGEQASKTEQQAPGH, encoded by the coding sequence ATGGAAGCCAACATCTTTCTGGGCATCGCCCTTCACGCCGTCGGAGGCATTGCCGCCGCCTCCTGTTTCGTCCCGCAGAAGGGAACCAGCCGCTGGCAGTTCCAGAACTTCTGGCTGCTGATGTGCCTGGCGGCGTGGCTGATCGTGCCCGTCATCGTGGCGTCGCTGACCGTACCCAACCTGTGGGGCGTGATTGCCGGCACGGAGGGCAAGGTGCTGCTGAAGGTCACCCTGCTCGGCGCGGTGTACGGATTCGGCGGCATGGCATTCGGCGTGGCCATCCGCCACATCGGTTACTCGCTGACCTACGCGGTGGCGATCGGCATTTCGGCCGTGCTCGGCACGATCCTGCCGCTGCTCCAGACAGGCACGCTGTTGCAGACCTTCAGCGTGCCGGGCGGCAGCATGATCGTGACCGCCGGGTTCATGGCGCTCGGCGGCATCGTCCTCTGCGGTATCGCCGGGAAAATGAAGGAATCCCAGCTCGCCGGCAGCGAGGTGCATTTCAATGCCAAGCTCGGCCTGACGCTGGTGGTGCTCGCCGGGGTTCTCTCGGCGGTGTTCGGACTCTCGCTGGCAGCCGGGGAGCCGATGGACAAACTGGCGACCGCGCATGGCGCCGGGCAGTTCGCCGCCGGTGCAAAGTATATTTTCGCCATGGGCGGGGCACTGATTACCAACCTGGTTTGGTGGGGCGTGGTGCACACCCGCTGCGGGACCTGGAAGGATTACAAGCGACTGGATACCGCGCGCAACACCCGGGGCGGCGGCGGCCTGGCGAGCCACTACCTCTTTGCCCTGTTTGCCGGGCTGCTGTGGTACGGACAGTTTTTCTTCTACGGTCTCGGCCACACACGCATGGGAAACTACGGCTTCATCAGCTGGGGGGTCCACATGGCGATGCTGATCTTTTTCAGCTTTATCATCGGACTGATCCTCAAGGAGTGGAAGGGGCTGAAATCCAGCACCCTGGCGATGCTCGCCGCTGGACTGACGGTGCTACTGACCTCGTTCGCGCTGATTGTTTACGGCAGTTACCAGGGCGAGCAGGCGAGTAAAACCGAACAACAAGCTCCCGGACACTAA
- a CDS encoding Gfo/Idh/MocA family oxidoreductase, producing the protein MPAIHLNDQPRLPERTRPICIIGAGSIVRDAHLPAYAIAGFKVHGITNRSRDKAEELAREYGIGQVYDTVQEMVADAPEDAVFDLTLPANYFAETLRLLPDNAAVLIQKPMGESLREAEEILQVCRAKNLTAAVNFQLRFAPFITMARDAIDQGLIGELVDFEVRVNVETPWHLWSFLEKANAAEIYYHSIHYVDMIRSFLGNPNSVQCRSMGSHSAPKIDCTRSAYILDYGPDVRVNIHTNHGHRFGKKHQDSYVKWEGTKGAIKAQMGLLMDYPEGEPDWFEICVLEEGGEPRWQSLPVNGSWFPHAFIGAMGSLMYKLENADADLPHSVEDVYHSMRAVDAAERSSLAGGIPVN; encoded by the coding sequence ATGCCAGCCATCCACCTCAACGACCAGCCGCGGCTGCCTGAGCGCACGCGGCCCATCTGCATCATCGGTGCGGGCAGCATCGTCAGGGACGCCCACCTCCCGGCCTACGCGATCGCCGGTTTCAAGGTCCACGGCATCACCAACCGCAGCCGCGACAAGGCGGAGGAGCTGGCACGGGAATACGGCATCGGCCAGGTCTACGACACGGTGCAGGAAATGGTGGCGGACGCGCCGGAGGACGCCGTCTTCGACCTCACCCTGCCGGCGAACTACTTTGCGGAGACGCTGCGGCTGCTTCCCGACAACGCCGCCGTGCTGATCCAGAAACCCATGGGCGAGAGCCTGCGCGAGGCGGAGGAGATCCTGCAGGTGTGCCGCGCGAAGAACCTGACCGCCGCCGTCAATTTCCAGCTCCGCTTCGCCCCCTTCATCACCATGGCGCGCGACGCCATCGACCAGGGGCTCATCGGCGAGCTGGTGGACTTCGAGGTCCGGGTCAACGTCGAGACGCCCTGGCACCTGTGGAGTTTCCTGGAAAAGGCCAACGCCGCGGAGATTTACTACCACAGCATCCATTACGTCGATATGATCCGCTCGTTCCTGGGCAACCCTAACAGTGTGCAGTGCAGGAGCATGGGCTCGCACAGCGCACCAAAAATCGACTGCACACGCTCCGCCTACATCCTCGACTACGGCCCGGACGTCCGGGTGAACATCCACACCAACCACGGCCATCGTTTTGGCAAGAAGCACCAGGACAGCTACGTCAAGTGGGAGGGCACCAAGGGCGCGATCAAGGCGCAGATGGGCCTGCTGATGGACTACCCCGAGGGCGAGCCGGACTGGTTTGAAATCTGCGTGCTCGAGGAGGGCGGGGAGCCGCGCTGGCAGTCGCTTCCCGTCAACGGCTCGTGGTTCCCCCACGCCTTCATCGGCGCGATGGGCAGCCTGATGTATAAACTTGAAAACGCGGACGCCGACCTGCCGCACAGCGTCGAGGACGTTTACCACTCGATGCGGGCGGTGGATGCCGCCGAGCGCTCATCACTCGCAGGGGGAATCCCCGTCAACTAA
- a CDS encoding helix-turn-helix transcriptional regulator, whose translation MKIDVNHLKIRVYAFDMVNVGDWWNFKNHISPFARIFLIRQGEQIVSFGGTDYRHRANSLALVPPFTPVSYHCRDACLQDYFVFSCRLPNGKDLFTDYKFPYHLEAEKWHYALCDQLIQVLPNFGLQNVNADSDNFNQLIFETKSKDATLHQKFAAQGVVSLLMSSFAVGAEISHQLIRFARAFQYIENNLARDLSLSALSEIEGMSRTYFSDQFHHHTGVRPSEYIAQKRENKARELLTTTNLRLPEIAEKVGFPDTAYFMRFFKKRTGVTPTAYRLR comes from the coding sequence GTGAAGATCGATGTAAACCACCTGAAGATAAGAGTTTACGCATTTGACATGGTAAACGTCGGGGATTGGTGGAACTTTAAAAATCACATCAGCCCCTTCGCCCGCATCTTTCTCATCAGGCAGGGTGAGCAGATCGTTTCCTTCGGAGGAACGGACTATCGGCACCGTGCTAACAGCCTGGCGCTGGTGCCGCCCTTCACGCCGGTGAGCTACCACTGCCGCGATGCCTGTCTGCAAGACTACTTCGTTTTTTCCTGCCGACTGCCCAACGGCAAGGACCTGTTTACCGACTATAAATTCCCCTATCACCTCGAAGCTGAAAAGTGGCACTATGCGCTATGTGATCAACTCATCCAGGTTCTGCCGAATTTCGGACTGCAGAACGTCAATGCGGATTCGGATAACTTCAACCAGCTGATCTTTGAAACCAAGTCCAAGGACGCCACCCTGCACCAGAAATTTGCCGCCCAGGGCGTGGTCAGTCTGCTGATGTCCAGCTTTGCCGTGGGGGCTGAAATAAGCCATCAGCTGATACGCTTTGCCAGGGCCTTCCAGTATATCGAAAACAACCTCGCCAGGGATCTCAGCCTGAGCGCCCTGAGTGAAATCGAGGGGATGAGCCGCACCTATTTTTCCGATCAATTCCACCATCATACGGGTGTCAGACCATCAGAATACATCGCCCAGAAACGGGAAAACAAAGCCCGGGAGCTGCTGACCACCACCAATCTCCGGCTGCCGGAGATCGCGGAAAAAGTCGGGTTTCCAGACACCGCCTATTTCATGCGCTTCTTCAAAAAACGCACAGGTGTGACCCCGACGGCATACCGTCTTCGATAA
- a CDS encoding 6-phosphofructokinase encodes MEGIAIMTSGGDAAGMNPAVKCAVEYSRSLGYQPFLVFNGLRGLIDNHIEKAKPAAVSGIMHRGGTVLRSSRSKRFFEYESRQLAYENLKSHGITKLIVIGGDGSFRALNQFYADFKVPFAGIPATIDNDIPGTDYCLGVDTALNMIRQNVDSIRDTATSFSRAFVVETMGRHCGYLAMASAVTSGAEICLVPELEYDLDAIGERLRKQLEHGRNFMIAIVAEGCNMSDYLTRWIHDALNMDARLTILGHIQRGGSPTVRDRLMAFKFAVGAVESLHRGETNNIMVYRSGSFGTLPIHKVTDAPASVDPALVALCKPLCR; translated from the coding sequence ATGGAAGGAATAGCAATCATGACCTCGGGCGGCGATGCCGCTGGGATGAATCCAGCCGTTAAATGCGCCGTAGAATACTCTCGTAGCCTGGGCTATCAACCGTTTCTCGTCTTCAATGGCCTAAGGGGGCTGATCGATAACCACATCGAGAAGGCCAAGCCCGCTGCCGTGTCCGGCATAATGCACCGCGGCGGCACCGTGCTTCGGTCGTCACGCTCGAAGCGGTTTTTCGAATACGAGTCACGCCAGCTGGCCTACGAAAACCTGAAGAGCCATGGCATTACCAAACTCATCGTCATCGGCGGTGACGGCTCGTTCCGGGCGCTGAACCAGTTTTACGCCGATTTCAAAGTGCCCTTCGCCGGCATCCCGGCAACCATCGATAACGATATCCCGGGAACCGACTATTGCCTCGGTGTTGACACGGCCTTGAATATGATCCGCCAAAATGTGGACAGTATCCGCGACACAGCGACCTCGTTCAGCAGAGCCTTTGTGGTGGAGACCATGGGTCGCCACTGCGGCTACCTTGCCATGGCATCGGCCGTGACCAGCGGAGCTGAAATATGCCTGGTTCCCGAGCTTGAGTATGACCTTGACGCAATCGGGGAGCGGCTTCGCAAACAACTCGAGCACGGACGCAATTTTATGATCGCCATCGTCGCCGAGGGCTGCAACATGAGCGATTACCTAACAAGATGGATTCATGACGCGCTGAACATGGATGCCCGGCTGACCATTCTTGGGCATATCCAGCGCGGCGGCTCACCGACCGTGCGCGACCGGCTTATGGCCTTCAAGTTTGCCGTGGGCGCCGTCGAATCCCTGCACCGTGGAGAAACCAACAATATCATGGTGTACCGCTCAGGAAGCTTCGGCACCCTTCCCATCCATAAGGTGACGGATGCCCCCGCCAGCGTCGACCCCGCACTGGTTGCGCTTTGCAAACCACTTTGCCGTTAG